The Mesorhizobium sp. NBSH29 genome has a segment encoding these proteins:
- a CDS encoding proline racemase family protein, protein MHTGGEPVRIVISGYPPVLGNTILEKRIYARETLDHLRKILIFEPRGHYDMYGALLVEPSLPGADLAVLFLHNEGYSTMCGHAVIALGRYAVDHGIVAAVEPITTVNIECPCGMVIASVAVEAGRAGAVSFESVPAFMFAAGQQVDLPGISSVAFDIAYGGAFYAIADCHQFGLKFGRSRVRDFVDAATGLTKAAKHAVTLSHPEHAELAFLYGTILTDGGDGRADNPTKNICVFADAEVDRSPTGSGVTARLAAMHAKGDCLPGEERTFESIAGSRFTGKVLRTTLAGDHPAIIASVSGRAFYTGTAEFTLEEDDLLGRGFLLR, encoded by the coding sequence ATGCATACCGGCGGCGAGCCGGTGCGCATCGTCATCAGCGGGTATCCGCCGGTGCTTGGCAATACCATTCTGGAAAAGCGTATCTATGCGCGCGAAACGCTCGACCATCTGCGCAAGATCCTGATATTTGAGCCACGCGGCCATTACGACATGTATGGCGCACTGCTGGTGGAGCCAAGCCTGCCGGGGGCCGACCTTGCTGTCCTCTTTCTGCATAATGAAGGCTATTCCACCATGTGCGGCCATGCGGTGATTGCGCTCGGCCGCTACGCCGTCGACCATGGGATTGTCGCTGCGGTGGAGCCAATTACCACGGTCAATATTGAATGTCCCTGCGGAATGGTGATTGCTAGCGTGGCGGTTGAAGCAGGCCGCGCTGGCGCTGTATCATTTGAGAGCGTGCCGGCCTTCATGTTTGCCGCAGGCCAGCAGGTGGACTTGCCAGGCATTAGCTCGGTCGCGTTCGACATCGCCTATGGCGGCGCATTCTACGCCATTGCCGACTGCCATCAGTTCGGCCTCAAATTCGGCAGGAGCAGAGTTCGCGATTTTGTCGACGCCGCAACGGGTTTGACCAAGGCTGCCAAGCACGCTGTAACGCTTTCGCATCCCGAACATGCTGAACTTGCTTTCCTCTATGGCACTATCCTGACGGATGGCGGCGATGGCAGGGCAGACAATCCGACCAAAAACATCTGTGTGTTTGCCGACGCTGAGGTTGACCGCTCACCCACCGGCTCGGGCGTCACCGCACGACTTGCGGCCATGCATGCGAAAGGCGATTGCCTGCCGGGCGAGGAGCGCACTTTCGAAAGCATTGCCGGGTCGCGCTTTACTGGAAAAGTTTTGCGCACGACACTTGCGGGAGACCATCCTGCCATCATCGCCAGCGTGTCCGGCAGGGCCTTTTATACGGGCACTGCCGAATTCACTCTCGAAGAAGATGACCTGCTTGGACGCGGCTTTCTGCTGCGATAA